One Cucurbita pepo subsp. pepo cultivar mu-cu-16 chromosome LG11, ASM280686v2, whole genome shotgun sequence DNA window includes the following coding sequences:
- the LOC111805206 gene encoding pentatricopeptide repeat-containing protein At5g65560-like isoform X2, with protein MNLLPSSPNSSFMHGVFTAVRCPTMIRNSAVIINSEHDISAQLFSILSRPNWQKHPSLKVLIPSISPSHISALFALNLDPQTALAFFNWIGQKHGFKHNVQSYVSIINILVPNGYLHIAEKMRILMIKSTDSLENALFVLEMLRSMNRRGDDFKFKLTLRCYNMLLMLMSRFLMIDEMKSVYLEMLDDMVTPNIYTFNTMVNGYCKLGYVVEAELYVSKIVQAGLSLDTFTYTSLILGYCRNKNVDGAYRIFLSMPSKGCRRNEVSYTNMINGFCEARRIDEALKLFLQMHEDNCSPTVRTYTILIHAMCQLGRKTEAFSMFKEMTEKGSEPNVYTWTVLIHSLCEDNNFDDAKKMLNGMLEKGLVPSLVTYNALIDGYCKKGMSMSALEILSLMELNNCSPNARTYNELILGFCRAKNVHKAMSLLNEMLERKLQPDVVTYNLLIHGQCKEGHLDSAYKLLSLMNESGLVPDEWTYSVFVDTLCKREQVEEARLLFDSLKVKGIKANEVIYSALIDGYCKVGKVSDGHSLLDKMLSDGWVPNSFTYNSLIDGYCKEKNYQEALLLMEIMIKRGIKPAVDTYTIFIENLLKDGEFDRAHNMFDQMLSTGSHPDVFIYTAFIHAYCSQGRLKDAEVLIYKMNEKGILPDTLLHTLLIDAYGRFGSIDDAFDILKHMHDVGCEPSFYTYSYLIKHLSNEKLKEVNSNSELSDLSSGVASNDFSNFWRRVDYEFALELFGKMVKHGCAPNANTYSKFITGLCKVECLEIAQRLFDHMKEKGLLPNEDIYNSLLGCSCRLGLYGNAVRWLDIMIEQGHLPHLDSCKLLLCGLYDEGNNEKAKTVFYSLLQCGYNYDEMTWKVLIDGLLKKGLVDKCSELFGIMEKQGCQIHPKTYSMLIEGFDGIQDID; from the exons ATGAATCTTCTTCCATCATCGCCAAACTCCTCATTTATGCATGGAGTCTTCACTGCCGTTCGATGCCCCACGATGATTAGAAATTCCGCCGTCATTATCAACTCAG AACATGATATATCCGCGCAGCTCTTCTCCATTCTCTCTCGCCCCAATTGGCAGAAGCATCCTTCTCTGAAAGTTTTAATCCCTTCTATTTCTCCGTCTCATATCTCTGCTCTTTTTGCCCTTAATCTCGATCCCCAAACTGCTCTTGCGTTTTTCAATTGGATCGGGCAGAAGCATGGATTCAAACACAACGTTCAATCCTATGTTTCTATTATAAATATCCTTGTTCCCAATGGCTACCTCCACATTGCTGAAAAGATGCGGATTTTGATGATTAAATCGACGGATTCCTTAGAGAATGCTCTGTTCGTGTTGGAAATGCTGCGGAGCATGAACCGCCGGGGGGATGATTTCAAATTTAAGCTCACTCTTAGGTGCTATAACATGCTCTTGATGTTGATGTCGAGGTTTCTCATGattgatgaaatgaaaagtgTGTATTTAGAGATGTTGGATGACATGGTTACaccaaatatatataccttCAACACAATGGTAAATGGATATTGTAAATTGGGTTATGTAGTTGAAGCAGAGTTGTATGTCAGTAAGATAGTGCAAGCCGGTTTGAGTTTGGATACATTTACTTATACGTCTTTGATATTAGGATATTGTAGGAATAAGAATGTAGATGGTGCGTATAGAATTTTTCTATCGATGCCGAGCAAAGGTTGCCGCAGGAATGAGGTTTCTTATACTAATATGATTAATGGATTTTGTGAAGCCAGGAGGATTGATGAAGctcttaaattgtttttacaAATGCACGAGGATAATTGTTCGCCAACTGTTCGTACCTATACGATTCTCATACATGCAATGTGTCAATTGGGCAGGAAAACAGAAGCATTTAGTATGTTCAAGGAGATGACTGAGAAGGGTTCTGAGCCAAATGTATATACCTGGACGGTCCTTATTCATAGTTTATGTGAAGACAACAATTTTGATGATGCCAAGAAAATGCTAAATGGAATGCTAGAGAAAGGATTGGTTCCAAGTTTGGTCACGTACAATGCCTTAATTGATGGTTATTGtaagaaaggaatgagtatgAGTGCCTTGGAAATTTTGAGCTTGATGGAATTGAATAATTGTAGTCCAAATGCTCGCACTTATAATGAATTGATATTGGGGTTTTGCAGGGCTAAGAATGTCCACAAGGCCATGTCACTACTTAATGAAATGCTCGAGCGGAAGCTTCAACCAGATGTAGTTACCTACAACCTATTAATCCATGGACAGTGCAAAGAAGGGCATCTGGATAGTGCTTATAAGTTGCTTAGTTTGATGAATGAAAGTGGTTTGGTTCCTGATGAGTGGACTTACAGTGTCTTTGTAGATACACTCTGTAAAAGAGAGCAGGTTGAAGAAGCTCGTCTTCTCTTTGACTCTCTAAAGGTGAAGGGCATAAAGGCAAATGAAGTAATATACAGTGCTTTGATTGATGGCTATTGCAAGGTGGGAAAAGTCAGTGATGGCCATTCATTGCTTGATAAAATGCTTAGTGATGGATGGGTTCCAAATTCATTTACTTATAATTCCTTGATTGATGGATATTgcaaagagaaaaattatcaaGAAGCTCTTTTACTTATGGAAATAATGATCAAGAGGGGCATTAAGCCTGCTGTTGATACTTACAccatttttatagaaaatttattaaaagatgGTGAGTTTGACCGTGCTCATAATATGTTTGATCAAATGCTTTCCACGGGTTCTCATCCTgatgtatttatatatactGCATTTATTCATGCATATTGTAGCCAGGGTAGACTAAAAGATGCAGaggttttaatttataaaatgaatgaaaaaggaaTATTGCCAGACACTCTTCTTCATACACTATTGATTGATGCATATGGACGGTTTGGATCAATTGATGATGCTTTTGACATTCTGAAGCATATGCATGATGTTGGTTGTGAGCCATCTTTCTACacatattcttatttaattaaacatCTCTCGAATGAAAAGCTGAAAGAAGTAAATAGTAATTCGGAGTTGAGTGATTTGTCATCAGGGGTTGCCTCCAATGATTTTTCCAACTTTTGGAGGAGAGTAGATTATGAATTCGCTTTGGAGTTGTTTGGGAAGATGGTCAAGCATGGCTGTGCACCTAATGCCAATACTTATAGCAAGTTTATTACAGGTCTTTGCAAGGTTGAATGCTTGGAAATAGCCCAGAGGTTGTTTGAtcatatgaaagaaaaaggactATTGCCTAATGAAGACATTTATAACTCTCTTCTCGGTTGTTCTTGCCGATTGGGATTGTATGGGAATGCAGTGAGATGGTTAGATATCATGATAGAGCAAGGACATTTACCACATTTAGATTCTTGCAAGCTGCTGCTTTGTGGATTGTATGACGAAGGAAATAATGAGAAAGCAAAAACAGTGTTTTATAGTTTACTTCAGTGTGGGTATAATTATGATGAAATGACTTGGAAAGTACTTATTGATGGCTTACTTAAGAAGGGCCTTGTTGATAAATGCTCTGAATTATTTGGCATCATGGAGAAACAAGGTTGCCAAATTCATCCTAAGACATATAGTATGCTGATTGAGGGATTTGATGGTATTCAGGATATCGATTAA
- the LOC111805207 gene encoding probable serine/threonine-protein kinase PBL21 has translation MGCFSCINPRTKDGSRVEIDSSVRFESRNSVNSSGSKGKEDQVITESCSKGGVAARSFTFRELATATRGFKEVNLLGEGGFGRVYKGRLESGQIVAVKQLNRDGLQGFQEFIVEVLMLSLLHHANLVTLIGYCTDGDQRLLVYEYMPMGSLEGHLFDLNSDKKPLSWNTRIKIAVAAARGLEYLHCKANPPVIYRDLKSANILLDNDFNPKLSDFGLAKLGPVGDNTHVSTRVMGTYGYCAPEYAMSGKLTLKSDIYSFGVVMLELITGRRVIDSKRKPGEQNLVVWSRPLLKDRRKFVQLVDPLLEGHFPLRCLQHAVAITAMCLQEQPSFRPLISDIVVALEYLVSQSYLQELRHVKILGSSQLSPSQHNEDINAQESGIP, from the exons ATGGGTTGCTTTTCTTGTATTAATCCTCGTACTAAAGATGGAAGCAGGGTGGAAATTGATAGTTCTGTGCGATTTGAATCCCGGAATTCTGTTAATTCCTCAG GTTCGAAGGGGAAAGAAGATCAGGTCATCACTGAAAGCTGTTCGAAGGGGGGCGTAGCTGCTCGTAGTTTCACGTTTCGTGAACTCGCCACAGCTACGAGAGGTTTCAAGGAAGTGAATTTGCTTGGAGAGGGTGGTTTTGGACGCGTCTATAAAGGACGTTTGGAGTCGGGACAG ATTGTTGCAGTTAAACAGCTTAATCGTGATGGCCTTCAAGGCTTTCAGGAGTTCATTGTGGAGGTTCTCATGTTGAGCCTGTTGCACCATGCCAATCTTGTCACCTTGATTGGTTACTGTACTGATGGAGATCAAAGGCTTTTGGTCTATGAGTACATGCCTATGGGAAGCCTGGAAGGTCATCTTTTTG aTTTGAATTCTGACAAAAAGCCACTGAGTTGGAATACAAGGATCAAGATTGCAGTCGCTGCTGCCCGAGGCCTCGAGTATCTCCACTGTAAAGCAAATCCCCCAGTCATATACCGTGACTTGAAGTCGGCTAATATCTTATTGGACAATGATTTCAATCCTAAGCTTTCAGATTTCGGGCTAGCTAAATTGGGACCTGTTGGTGACAATACTCACGTTTCGACGAGAGTAATGGGAACGTATGGATATTGTGCTCCAGAGTATGCCATGAGCGGCAAATTAACCCTTAAATCCGATATTTACAGCTTTGGTGTGGTTATGCTCGAGCTTATTACGGGGCGCAGGGTTATTGATTCTAAAAGGAAACCAGGGGAACAGAACCTAGTTGTTTGG TCCCGTCCTTTACTTAAGGATCGCAGAAAGTTCGTGCAATTAGTCGATCCCCTGTTGGAAGGACACTTCCCACTTCGTTGTTTGCAACACGCCGTTGCGATTACTGCAATGTGTCTTCAGGAACAGCCGTCGTTTCGCCCTCTTATTAGTGATATTGTCGTAGCTCTCGAGTATTTGGTTTCTCAGAGTTATTTACAAGAACTACGCCATGTTAAGATTCTCGGTTCATCACAATTATCACCTTCACAACATAATGAAGACATCAATGCCCAAGAATCAGGGATTCCCTGA
- the LOC111805206 gene encoding pentatricopeptide repeat-containing protein At5g65560-like isoform X1, producing MNLLPSSPNSSFMHGVFTAVRCPTMIRNSAVIINSGQLLIVHGFRLRFTFSLTFKFFTSTASLPQNLPVEHDISAQLFSILSRPNWQKHPSLKVLIPSISPSHISALFALNLDPQTALAFFNWIGQKHGFKHNVQSYVSIINILVPNGYLHIAEKMRILMIKSTDSLENALFVLEMLRSMNRRGDDFKFKLTLRCYNMLLMLMSRFLMIDEMKSVYLEMLDDMVTPNIYTFNTMVNGYCKLGYVVEAELYVSKIVQAGLSLDTFTYTSLILGYCRNKNVDGAYRIFLSMPSKGCRRNEVSYTNMINGFCEARRIDEALKLFLQMHEDNCSPTVRTYTILIHAMCQLGRKTEAFSMFKEMTEKGSEPNVYTWTVLIHSLCEDNNFDDAKKMLNGMLEKGLVPSLVTYNALIDGYCKKGMSMSALEILSLMELNNCSPNARTYNELILGFCRAKNVHKAMSLLNEMLERKLQPDVVTYNLLIHGQCKEGHLDSAYKLLSLMNESGLVPDEWTYSVFVDTLCKREQVEEARLLFDSLKVKGIKANEVIYSALIDGYCKVGKVSDGHSLLDKMLSDGWVPNSFTYNSLIDGYCKEKNYQEALLLMEIMIKRGIKPAVDTYTIFIENLLKDGEFDRAHNMFDQMLSTGSHPDVFIYTAFIHAYCSQGRLKDAEVLIYKMNEKGILPDTLLHTLLIDAYGRFGSIDDAFDILKHMHDVGCEPSFYTYSYLIKHLSNEKLKEVNSNSELSDLSSGVASNDFSNFWRRVDYEFALELFGKMVKHGCAPNANTYSKFITGLCKVECLEIAQRLFDHMKEKGLLPNEDIYNSLLGCSCRLGLYGNAVRWLDIMIEQGHLPHLDSCKLLLCGLYDEGNNEKAKTVFYSLLQCGYNYDEMTWKVLIDGLLKKGLVDKCSELFGIMEKQGCQIHPKTYSMLIEGFDGIQDID from the coding sequence ATGAATCTTCTTCCATCATCGCCAAACTCCTCATTTATGCATGGAGTCTTCACTGCCGTTCGATGCCCCACGATGATTAGAAATTCCGCCGTCATTATCAACTCAGGTCAGCTCCTCATCGTTCATGGATTCAGGCTTAGATTCACATTTTCACTCACATTTAAGTTCTTCACATCAACTGCTTCTCTTCCTCAAAATCTTCCTGTAGAACATGATATATCCGCGCAGCTCTTCTCCATTCTCTCTCGCCCCAATTGGCAGAAGCATCCTTCTCTGAAAGTTTTAATCCCTTCTATTTCTCCGTCTCATATCTCTGCTCTTTTTGCCCTTAATCTCGATCCCCAAACTGCTCTTGCGTTTTTCAATTGGATCGGGCAGAAGCATGGATTCAAACACAACGTTCAATCCTATGTTTCTATTATAAATATCCTTGTTCCCAATGGCTACCTCCACATTGCTGAAAAGATGCGGATTTTGATGATTAAATCGACGGATTCCTTAGAGAATGCTCTGTTCGTGTTGGAAATGCTGCGGAGCATGAACCGCCGGGGGGATGATTTCAAATTTAAGCTCACTCTTAGGTGCTATAACATGCTCTTGATGTTGATGTCGAGGTTTCTCATGattgatgaaatgaaaagtgTGTATTTAGAGATGTTGGATGACATGGTTACaccaaatatatataccttCAACACAATGGTAAATGGATATTGTAAATTGGGTTATGTAGTTGAAGCAGAGTTGTATGTCAGTAAGATAGTGCAAGCCGGTTTGAGTTTGGATACATTTACTTATACGTCTTTGATATTAGGATATTGTAGGAATAAGAATGTAGATGGTGCGTATAGAATTTTTCTATCGATGCCGAGCAAAGGTTGCCGCAGGAATGAGGTTTCTTATACTAATATGATTAATGGATTTTGTGAAGCCAGGAGGATTGATGAAGctcttaaattgtttttacaAATGCACGAGGATAATTGTTCGCCAACTGTTCGTACCTATACGATTCTCATACATGCAATGTGTCAATTGGGCAGGAAAACAGAAGCATTTAGTATGTTCAAGGAGATGACTGAGAAGGGTTCTGAGCCAAATGTATATACCTGGACGGTCCTTATTCATAGTTTATGTGAAGACAACAATTTTGATGATGCCAAGAAAATGCTAAATGGAATGCTAGAGAAAGGATTGGTTCCAAGTTTGGTCACGTACAATGCCTTAATTGATGGTTATTGtaagaaaggaatgagtatgAGTGCCTTGGAAATTTTGAGCTTGATGGAATTGAATAATTGTAGTCCAAATGCTCGCACTTATAATGAATTGATATTGGGGTTTTGCAGGGCTAAGAATGTCCACAAGGCCATGTCACTACTTAATGAAATGCTCGAGCGGAAGCTTCAACCAGATGTAGTTACCTACAACCTATTAATCCATGGACAGTGCAAAGAAGGGCATCTGGATAGTGCTTATAAGTTGCTTAGTTTGATGAATGAAAGTGGTTTGGTTCCTGATGAGTGGACTTACAGTGTCTTTGTAGATACACTCTGTAAAAGAGAGCAGGTTGAAGAAGCTCGTCTTCTCTTTGACTCTCTAAAGGTGAAGGGCATAAAGGCAAATGAAGTAATATACAGTGCTTTGATTGATGGCTATTGCAAGGTGGGAAAAGTCAGTGATGGCCATTCATTGCTTGATAAAATGCTTAGTGATGGATGGGTTCCAAATTCATTTACTTATAATTCCTTGATTGATGGATATTgcaaagagaaaaattatcaaGAAGCTCTTTTACTTATGGAAATAATGATCAAGAGGGGCATTAAGCCTGCTGTTGATACTTACAccatttttatagaaaatttattaaaagatgGTGAGTTTGACCGTGCTCATAATATGTTTGATCAAATGCTTTCCACGGGTTCTCATCCTgatgtatttatatatactGCATTTATTCATGCATATTGTAGCCAGGGTAGACTAAAAGATGCAGaggttttaatttataaaatgaatgaaaaaggaaTATTGCCAGACACTCTTCTTCATACACTATTGATTGATGCATATGGACGGTTTGGATCAATTGATGATGCTTTTGACATTCTGAAGCATATGCATGATGTTGGTTGTGAGCCATCTTTCTACacatattcttatttaattaaacatCTCTCGAATGAAAAGCTGAAAGAAGTAAATAGTAATTCGGAGTTGAGTGATTTGTCATCAGGGGTTGCCTCCAATGATTTTTCCAACTTTTGGAGGAGAGTAGATTATGAATTCGCTTTGGAGTTGTTTGGGAAGATGGTCAAGCATGGCTGTGCACCTAATGCCAATACTTATAGCAAGTTTATTACAGGTCTTTGCAAGGTTGAATGCTTGGAAATAGCCCAGAGGTTGTTTGAtcatatgaaagaaaaaggactATTGCCTAATGAAGACATTTATAACTCTCTTCTCGGTTGTTCTTGCCGATTGGGATTGTATGGGAATGCAGTGAGATGGTTAGATATCATGATAGAGCAAGGACATTTACCACATTTAGATTCTTGCAAGCTGCTGCTTTGTGGATTGTATGACGAAGGAAATAATGAGAAAGCAAAAACAGTGTTTTATAGTTTACTTCAGTGTGGGTATAATTATGATGAAATGACTTGGAAAGTACTTATTGATGGCTTACTTAAGAAGGGCCTTGTTGATAAATGCTCTGAATTATTTGGCATCATGGAGAAACAAGGTTGCCAAATTCATCCTAAGACATATAGTATGCTGATTGAGGGATTTGATGGTATTCAGGATATCGATTAA